From Vicinamibacterales bacterium:
TGTTCGGCTTTCGTGGCGCGGAGGTCTCGGCGCGTCTCCCGAGCGAGACGCAAAGGGCGATCGTGGCAGACGTCAACGGCACCGGCGAACTCATCAGCGATGATACACGCCGCCTGTGGCGAGTCTGTGAAACGTGGAAGAGGAGGTGCGTTCGCGGCCGATCGGACGCGCGCCCTACTTGTCTTTGTCGTTGCGCTGGAACACGGCGGTCGCTTCGGGCGTGTTCTGGTTCATGCCTTCGAGCTTGCCCTTCATGACCAGACGGCCTGCCTCATCGAGATTCCAGACGCGAATCAGCTTGCTGCGGGTGGCCGAGAACTCCTGGCGAAGCTTGTCCTTGTCCCAATGGCATTTCGCCGTCACGGCCACGTCCGACATCTGGACCTTCTGCCCCTTGTCGTTCAGGTCGCAGGTCTGCTGGCCGCGTTCGTCGGTGATCGAGAAGGTCTCGGCGGTCGCGGCAATCGTGATCCGCGGCGCGATCTGCCGGAGCTGCATCATCACGCCGCGCTCGGCGAGTTCGGCCGGCGTGAGGTCGTCGTTCGAGGAGGGCGTATCGCCGCCGCCACCGCCGCCGCGCCCGCCGCGCTGAAGAGGACTCGCGGAGATGGCGAACGCGGCGCCGCCGCGCCTGCCCCCGTTGCCGCGCGCCGGCGCGAACGCAGGGCTGAGCGCGAGGTCGATCGTCCACGCGCCGGACATCTGCTTGGCCACGTCTGCGACGGACGTCTTCTGACCCGCCATCGGCGCCGCGGCCGCGACGATCAGCGCTCCCGCCACGGCAAATCTGACAACCATGTGCATCGTTCCCCCGGTTACTGTTTCAGCCAGATATTGCGGAACGAGACCTTGCCCGTCCCGTACTGCTCGATCTGGAGCGCGATCACGCCTGCCGCTTTGCGCGCGGCCGTATCGTCGTCTACTACGACGGCCATCAACTGACCGTTGACGATGTGGGTGAGCGTGGAGCCGCGGGCGATGATGTGGATCTGGTTCCAGTCCCCCTGCCGCAGCACGGTGCGCAGGGCATCCCGATCTCCGATGGCGCCGAGCACCCGTGGACGCAGTCCCGGCTCCATGCGCACGACGTGACCCCGCCAGCCGATCTGCGTCTCGGCGCGGGTCGTGTCCTGGACGTTGCCGTCGTTGTCGAGCGGGTAGTCGAAATCGAGTCCGTAGCCCATCACGTTCCAGCGCGGATCCGCCGGCACGGCGGGCGGGGCCTGCTGCGGCCGGGCGGCCGCGGCTGGATTGCGCGGCGGGGCAATCGCGCGAGGGGGCGCCGGGCCGACCTTGCCCCGATAGAACACGCCGCTGTGGATGTCCTGGCCGGCCTTGATCTCCAGCGTCAGTTCGAAATCGGCCGGCTCGCCGCCGCGCCAGACGATGAACGTGCTACCGACGCGGCGTTCGGCCGTGCTCTCGGCGGTGATCGCGCCGTCCTCCACCTTCCACACGGCGGGATTGCCGTCCCAGCCGGTCAGCGTCGTGCCATCGAAGATCGACGTCCATCCGACGTGATTGCCGTCGTCGCGCGCCTCGGGGGGATAGCCGCAGCCGGGGCACGGACTGACGAGGCCTGGTCCGGGTGCCTGCGCGAGGGCCAGGGCGAGCACGGCGTAGACGGCGATGAGATAACGCATGCGATGGACCTATCTCCGCTTGTCGGGCAGCCGCCGCTGTTGAGCCCCGTCGTAGATGTGATCCTTCGGATCGATTTGACGCATGGGATGCTGGCGCGCGCGCTCCTCCTGCGCCTGGGCGGCGATGCCGGGGACGCGCGAGATGATGAACAGGGCGTTGGCGATCTCGGGCGGGATCCCGATGTCGCCGCACACCGCCGCGATCGCACCGTCGATGTTGATCGGCAGCGCGCGATCGTCCGGAAGCCCGGCCATCACCAGCTCCACGGCTCGGATCATCTGGATGTGCGTCCCCTCAATCTCGAGCTCGAGCGCCATCTGGAACAATCGCGCGGCGCGCGGGTCGCGGGTGTGGAAGCGGTGGCCGAAGCCCGGCATCGGCTCGCCGGCGTTCTCGCAGCGGGTGACGATCTCGGTGGCCGCCTCGTGATAACTGGCGCCCTTGCGCACGCGTTCCAGCCCCTGGTCGAGGAACTGCATGCACGGCTCGATGTCGCCGCCATGGTGACGCCCGAAGCCGAGAATGCCGGCCGCGACGCAGGCGCGCAGCGGCGCGCCGGTGGTCGCCGTGTTTCGCGCGGCCAGCGTCGACGGTGGCGTCACGCCGTGATCGATGAAGGAGACCAGCACGGCTTCCATCAGGCTGCCGATGCCGGGCGATGGCACTTCTCCCATCAGCAGCGTGTAGATCGCTTCGCCGAACGTCAGCCGCCCCATGATCTCGTCGACCGGGTAGCCGCGGAGGAGGATCTTGTTGGGCTCGATGCAGGTGAGCGCCGTCCGCCACTGCTCGCTGCCGCCGGCTCCGCGCGTGTGGTCGCGGCTCACAGCGTTCCGTAGAGGCGATCGCCGAAGTCGCCGAGCCCCGGCACGATGTACTTGTGGTCGTTCAACTGCCGGTCGATCGCCGGCGTATAGATGCGGACGCCCGGATGATGGCGCTGCACCAGATCGACGCCTTCCGGTGCGGCGACGATGCAGATCATGCGGATGTCGCGCGCGCCGGCGCTGGTCAGGTGATCGAGCGCCGCCACCGCGCTGCCGCCGGTCGCCAGCATCGGGTCGATCATCAGCACGACGCTGTTCTGGAGGCCGCGCGGCAGTTTCGAATAGTACTGCGACGCGATGGCGGTGCTCTCGTCGCGCTGCAGCCCGATGTGGCCGACCCGCGCCGAGGGGATGAGCTCGAGCACCGCGTCGAGCATCCCGAGGCCGGCGCGCAGCACCGGAACCACCACGACGTCAGCGGTGACGCGTCGCCCGTCGGCCGGCGCCAGCGGCGTCTGCACGGTGACGGCGGTCGCCGGCAGGTCGCGCGTCGCCTCGGCGGCGAGGAGCAGGCTGATGCGCACCGCCATCCGCCGGAACAGCTCGGGCGGCGTGGCGTGGTCACGCAGCGTCACGAGCGCGTCCTGCACGAGCGGGTGCTCGATGAGGTGGACCGACACGCTCGCACTATACATCCACGTCCGCCCGCTCGTATAGAATCGGACACTCATGCTGAGCCGGTTGACACTCGTGGCCGCGATCGCCGCCCTCCTGGCGCAGGCGCCGCGCATACGGACCGTGTCGCTGGTGATCACCAACGGCACGGTGGTGACGGTCGACGCGGCGCGGCGCGTGATTCCGCGCGGCGCGGTCGCCATCGACGGCCGCGACATCGTCGCGGTCGACACGGCCGATCAGGTGGCCGCGAGCTATCGCGGCCGCGACACCATCGACGCCTCCGGCAGCGTCGTCATGCCGGGTCTGATCAACACGCACACCCACGCGCCGATGGTGCTGTTCCGCGGCCTGGCCGACGATCTGGCGTTGATGGACTGGCTGCAGAAGTACATCTTCCCGGCCGAGGCAAAAACCGTCTCGCCTGAGTTCGTCCGCGTGGGCACGCGGCTGGCGGCGCTCGAAATGATCGAGTCCGGCACGACGACCTACACCGACATGTATTATTTCGAGGACGAGATCGCGCGCGCCACCAAGGCGGCGGGTCTGCGCGGCGTGCTCGGCGAGACGATTATCCGGTTCCCGGTGGCCGACGCGAAGACGCCGGCCGACAGTCTGGCGCTGACGGAACGGTTCGCCCGCGAGTTCGCCGGCGACGACCTGATCACGCCGGCGGTCGCGCCGCACGCGATGTATACCCTCGACGCCGACACGCTCAAGGCGTGCCGCGCGCTGGCCGACCGCCTGCACATCCCCGTCATCATTCATCTCGCCGAGACGAGCGACGAGGTCAAGACCGCGCAGGACCAATACCACCTGACGCCGACGGCGTTTCTCGACTCGATCGGCTTCTGGGGGCCGCGCACGGTGGCGGCCCACGCGGTTCACGTGACGCCCGCCGACATCGAGATCCTGGCGGCGCGGCACGTCGGCGTGTCGCACAACCCCGAGAGCAACATGAAGCTCGCCAGCGGCACGGCGCCGGTGGAGGCGATGCGTCGGGCCGGGGTTGTCGTCGGGCTCGGCACCGACGGCGCCGCGAGCAACAACGACCTCGACATGTTCGAGGCCATGCGCCAGGCGGCGTTCCTGCAAAAGCTCGTCGACAACGACCCGCGTGCGATTCCGGCGCCGGTCGCGGTGGAGATGGCGACCATCGACGGCGCGCGCGTCCTCGGGATGGAGAAGACGATCGGCTCGCTCGAGTCCGGCAAGCGCGCCGACGTCATCGTCGTCTCGATGGCCGCGGCGCGGCAGACGCCGATGTACGACCCGGTGTCGCACCTGGTCTACGTGACGCGCGGCGACGACGTGCAGACGACGATCGTCAACGGCCGTGTGCTGATGCGCGACCGCAAGGTGCTGACGCTCGACGCGCGACAGGTGCTCGCCGATGCGCGCGCGATGGCCGACAAGGTCCGCGCCGCCGTCAGGTAAAACGTCCATGCCGACCACGACTACGCTGATCGCCCAAGCCGACATCCACGCGCGGATCCGCACCATGGCCGCCGAAATCGAGCGCGACTACCCGGGAGAGGATGGCATCCATCTCGTCGCCATCCTCAAGGGCGGCTTCATGTTCATGGCCGACCTGGTGCGGGCGATGAGCGAGCGCGTCACCATGGATTTCATGGCGGTGTCGAGCTACGGGAAGGGGACGACGTCTTCCGGCCAGGTGCGCGTGCTCAAGGATCTGGACAGCAACGTCGAAGGGCGGCACGTCATCCTCGTCGAAGACATTGTCGATACGGGGCTGACGCTGCACTACCTGCAGGACCTGCTGAAGGCGCGGGCGCCGCAGACGCTGAAGACAGCGTGTCTGCTGAGCAAGCCGTCGCGGCGCAAGGTGGAGGTCGCCGTCGACTACATCGGGTTCACGATCGACGATCATTTCGTGGTCGGCTACGGGCTGGACTACGCCGAGAAATACCGGAATCTCCCGTACATCGCGGTGCTGGAGCAGTGATCGGCCGGCGGCCACTGGCCGAACCGCGACTGGGGTGAGGACCGAGTGACGCGAGTGTTTCAGATCATCACCGAGGCGGACGCCAGGCAGATCGAACGCGGCGCGACCGTGGAACTTGCCAAGGGCGGGCACGTCACGCCGCTGGCGGCCGACACGCTGCGCGAGCGGCGCGTGACCGTGGTGCCGGCGGGCTCGGTCGATCCCTTCCTGCCGGCTGACCTGGCGCCGAAGGCGGACATCCGGCGCGTGGCGATCGCCGGCGATCACACGAGCGGCGCGCTGCGCAAGGCGATCGTCCAGCATCTGCGCGGCAAGGCGATCGAGGTCAACGATCTTGGCGTCGACGGCGTCGCGTCGGTTGATTATCCCGACACGGCGGCATCGGTCGCGAAGGCCGTCGCGCGGGGAGAAGCCGATGCCGGCATCGTCATCGACGGCGCAGGGATCGGGTCCGCGATTGCGGCGAACAAAGTCCGCGGCATCCGTGCCGCGATGGTGACCACCGAGACGGTTGCCCGATATTCCCGGGAGCACAACGGCACCAACGTCATGACCCTTGGGTCGACCTTCCTGCAACCCGACGAAGCGATCAGGCTGGTCGACGTCTGGCTGAGCACGCCCATGAAGGAACCGCGCTATATTCGTCGGCTGATGAAGATTCGGCGCCTCGAGGAGTCCTTCTGAAACGCGTCGGCTGTCGGACATCGGCCAACCGATGCCGGACGTCATGCTGAATCCGCAGGATCTGCAGCGGCTCGTCGAGATCATCACCGAGGAGGTGATGGGCGCGCAGCGCCGCGCGGCGGCGGCGCCGTCCCACTGTAGCTGCCACGCGGTCCTCTACGACTGCTGTCCGGACCAGCTGCGCGGCGTCATCGACGCCGGCGCGACGCGCATCGGGCTGCACGCGAGCGGCGGAGCCGCCGGCGGCGTCGCGTCGATGATCGACCACACGCTTCTGAAACCGGATGCGATGCGGAGCGACGTCGAGAAGCTGTGCCGCGAAGCGGCCGAGTTCCACTTCGCCACGGTCTGTATCAACCCGGCCTGGGTCAGGCTGGCGGCGCAGTTGCTGCGCGGCAGCGGGGTTGGCGTGTGCACGGTCGTCGGGTTTCCGCTCGGCGCCACCACGGCCGACGTCAAGCACTACGAAACCCGGCGCGCCATCTTCGACGGCGCCGCCGAAGTCGACATGGTGATCAACATCGGCGCGCTCAAGTCGGGCGACCTGCAGACCGTCGAGCGCGACATCGAGGCAGTCGTGCAGCCATGCCGCGAGGCCAGCGTGATCAGCAAGGTGATCATCGAGGCGGCGCTGCTGACCGACGACGAGAAGGTGGCCGCCTGCACGCTGTCGAAGGCGGCGGGGGCCGACTTCGTCAAGACGTCGACCGGCTTCGCCTCGGGCGGCGCGACGGCGCACGACGTCGCCCTGATGCGGCGCGTAGTCGGCGCCGAGATGGGGGTCAAGGCGGCCGGGGGCGTGCGCGACTACGAAGGCCTGAAGGCGATGGTGGCCGCCGGCGCGTCGCGCGTTGGGGCGAGCGCCGGTGTCAAGATCGTCCAGGAATCGACCGGCCAGAAGAGCGCGGCCGCCGCTCCCTCAGGCTACTGACGGATGGTCCGGCGGCCGCCGGCGACGGTTCGGCGCCGGGTGCAGCGGGCGGGCGAGCGATCTAACGTGGGCCCTCCGCTTGTCCAGCCGTCGGCGCCGCGTCGGAGTCGGGCGCGGCGGCGTTGGGAATTGAGACCGTGGCCTGCAGCTGCGGCGACCACATCTGAATCCCGCGCTCCTGGAACGCGACGTTCACCCGCCGCCGGAACTCGCGGCCGATGAACCACTGCTTCAGCGGCGCCGTCTTGATGCGCACCTTCACGCGGATGCCGGTCTGCTCGAAAGCGTCGACGCCGATGATCTCGAGCGGTGCGAGGATGAAGGGCTGGTAAGGGGTCTCAGTCTGCATCTGGGCGGCGATCCCAGCGAGCAGCGCCGTGACCGTGTCCACGTCCTCGCCGTAGGCGAGCGGTAGGTTGACCACGTAGAAGCTGAACTGCATGCTGCGGTTGCTCAGCGTGCTGATGCTGCCGTTGGGAAAGATGTGGACGGTGCCTTCCTCGTCACGCAGGATCGTCGTCCGCAGGTTGATCGCCTCGACGAGGCCGCCGGTGCCGTTGATCGCGACGACGTCGCCGACCCGGACCTGGTTCTCGAGGATCAGGAAGAAGCCGCCGATCAGATCCTTGACGAGGTTCTGCGCGCCGAAGCCGAGCGCTACGCCGACGACGCCGGCGCCGGTCAGGGCGGGAGAGATATCGACGCGGAGCTGCTGCAGGATCATCAGCGCGGCAATCGACAACACCACGACCGTCGTGACGTTGGTGAGCACGCTGCCGAGGGTTCGCGCCCGCTTGGCCCGTTCGAGCGCGTCGAGGCCGGTCCCGAAGTTGACGTCGTGCTCGAACCGCTTCACGCCGACCGCAACCATCCTGATCAACGCGAACGCAACCGCGGAGATGAGCAGCACGCGCAAACCGGAGTCGAACGCCCATTCGGCGAGCGTACGCATGTGGACGCCGGCCCGCGGCCGCGCGCCCGTCATCTCGAACGCCGGGAAGATCAGCACCGCGAAGACGAGCCCGAAAGTGAGCAGCCAGATCAGGCGCAGCGGCGTCTGCACCGACGGCAGCCTGGTCGACAGACTGTCGCGCAGCAGCGCTCGCATCGCGGCGGCGACGGCGCGTCGGGCGGCTTCCGCCGCCAGCCATGCGACGACGATGGTCGGTAGCACGGCGCCGGTGATCGCCTGCCAGGTCACGGTGTTGGCGAAGAGGTGCGGCATCGGTCTGGCGCTATCGGAATCGGGACAGAAAGGGTCGGATCACGTCGCTCACGCTGACTGTTCTGCGAGCCGCGCCGGCATCGCCGGCTGCAGCGGCAGGCGCAGACTCGCCCGGCAGCCGGTGCGGTCTTCCCGATTCTCGAGCATCAGCGTACCCCCGTGGCCTTCGGCGATCTGGCGGCTCAGCACCAGGCCGATGCCCGATCCCCCCGGTTTCGTCGTGAAGAACGGCACGAACAGGTTCCCGGTATTGGAGAGTCCAGGTCCCTCGTCCTCGACCCACAGCTCCATGGCCGGCGGAGACGAACCGGGCAGCCGCTGCCAGCCGACGCGGACGGCCCCGCTCGTCTCGCGCACGGCGTCGACCGCGTTGCGACACAGGTTGATCAACAGCTGCTCGAGCTGATCGCGATCGCCCTGAATCAGCAGGCGCGGCCCGCCGCCGACCTCGACATTGTGCCCCTTCTCGAGCGTGACGACGCGGTCGACGAGCGCGCCGACTTCGAGCGGCGCCAGCCGGGGCGGTGGCAGTCTGGCGAGCCGCGCGTAGGCGCTCATGAACCGGCTCAGCGACTCGGATCGCGATTCGATCACGCCAAGACCGCGCTGCACGTCGTCGCGCCAGTCGGCGGGGGGCGGGTCGCGCTGCACGATGGTCGCCAGGCTGCCGGCGATGGACTTGATCGGCGCCAGCGAATTGTTCATCTCGTGGCCGATGACCCGGATCAGGCGCTGAAACGCCTGCCGTTCCTCCTCGCGCAGCGGGTGGCTCAGGTCGGACAGCACGAGCAGTTCGTGCGGCCTGCCGCCCTGGCGGAACGAGCTGCGGCGGATCTCCCAGCGGCCGACGCCGCCGGGAAAAGCCGTGTTGATGACGCGCGGAGTGTCGCCGTCGAGACAGTCCTCGAGTCCGAGCTCTTCGGCCCTGCGCTGGAGCATTCGCTCCGGCACCTGCGCCAGCAGCTGCGCGCCGGCGCGGTTGACGAAGGTCAGCTCGCGATCGGCGTCGAAGGTGTAGACGGCGACGTCGATCTCCGCCATCACCTTGCGCAGCAGGGTCGTTGCCTCGAGGGCGTCGAGCCGCTGATGACGCAGCGTCTCGACCAGCGTATTCACCTCGGTCATGACCTCGCCGAGCGGATCGCCGCCGCGCGCGCCACGGGCGCGAATCGAGAAATCCCCTTCGCCGAGAGCGGCGAGCAGGTTCGAGAGGGTTTGCAGCGGCAGGACGACGCGCTCGCGCAGGGCGAAGGCGAAGCCGAGGCAGAAGGCGACGATGAAGACGGTGAGCGTCCACTGGACCTTGGGCGTGTAGTCGCCCGTCCAGAGGAAGATGAGCGAGATGATCGCGCCGGGGCTCGCCGAGGCGAGCGCCATCAACAGGATGCGGCGATCGTGACTGAGACGCGGCTCGCGCGGGCGGGACGCCGGCATGTGAGTGTCTCGCATTGTAGCAACGGGCCCGAGGTCACATGGGATTTACCTGCGTCACCTGGAGTGCCGCCGACACGGCTGCCCGCTTCGACGGCCATCGCGGCGTTTCAGTCACGACAATCCGAGGGTTGACGTCGCGGCGGCAGCGTGGCGGTTCCGGCGACTCTGCGGCGGCGAGTCTCGACATCGTCGACGCGTCGCGGCCGATCGATCGTGCCGAAATCAGGCCTGCGCCGACCGCTACAGGCCGTAGCGCTGCAGGCGGCGATAGAGCGCGGACCGGCTCAGGCCGAGCGCCTTGGCGGCCTGCGAGACGTTGCCGTCATAGCGGGTCATCGCCTTCTTGATCAGGAAGCACTCGACGTCTTCAAGGCTCATGTCCTCGAGGCGGCCGCCTCCCTCCTTGCCGGCGCGCAGGCCGAGATCAGTCGGCTTCACCAACGGGCCCGCCGACATCAGCACGGCCCGTTCGACCGCGTGATCGAGCTCGCGGACGTTGCCGGGCCAGCCGTGCTCGAGGAGCATCTGCATCGCCCCGCTTTCGAAGCCGGTCAGCCGCTTGCGATAGCGCTGGGCGTGCTGCCGGAGGAAGTGCTGGGCCAGCAGCGGCAGGTCTTCGCGGCGATCGCGCAGCGGCGGCAGACGGATCTCGATGGTGTTCAAGCGGAAGAGCAGGTCCTGGCGGAAGCGGCCGGCGGCGACCTCGTCGGTCAGGTTGGCGTTGGTCGCCGAGATGATGCGAGTGTCGACGCGGCGGGTGCGCGAGGAGCCGAGCCGCTCGAATTCTCCGGTCTCGATGATCCGCAGCAGCTTGGCCTGCTGACTGAGGGGCACGTTCGCGATTTCGTCGAGGAACAGCGTGCCTTGGTCGGCCAGCTCGAAACGGCCGACGCGGTCGCTCCGCGCGTCGGTGAACGCGCCGCGGACGTGGCCGAACAGCTCGCTCTCGAACACCCCTTCCGAGACGCCGCCGGAATTCACGATCACCATCGGTCGCGAGGCGCGGCTCGAGACGGCGTGCAGCGCCCGCGCGACGACGCCCTTGCCGGTACCGTTCTCGCCGAGCACCAGCACGTTGGCGTCGGATGGCCCGACGCGCGCGATCACCTGCAGCACGTTCTGCATGCCCGGCGATTCGGCGATCACCTTCGGCATGCCGTCGCCGCGCAGCAGCGAATTCTCGGCTTCGAGGCGCTGCCCCTTGCGCAACGCCTGGCTCAGCTCGATCTGGGTCCGCACGATCGCCAGGAGCCGCGCGTTGTCCCACGGCTTCTGGATGAAGTCGCGAGCCCCGCGGCGCATCGCCTCGACCGCGACCTCGACACTGCCCCACGCCGTCATCACGACGACCGGCAGCGTCGGGTCGAGCCCCTGGATGCGCGACAACAGATTGAGCCCCTCTTCGCCGGACGTCGTGTCGCGGGTGTAGTTGAGATCGATGAGAGCCACGTCGAACTCGCGCGCTTCGACGGCGGCGAGCACGCCGGCCGGCGACGAGGCGGTCTCGAGCACGAAGCCTTCGGCCTTGAGCAGCAGCCGCAGCGCTTCGAGGACGTCCGACTGGTCGTCGGCGATGAGGACACGCGGGTCGGCGGACCGGACGACGTGGCGCTCGTCGCGCTGTTCCTTGAGATGATCGGTGATGAGCATGGGGGTGATCGGGGGATTGGGTGATCTAATCGGTACGCAGGGCGACCAGCGGATCGATGCGCGTCGCGCGGCGGGCCGGGACGTAGTTGGCGACCAAGGCGACGAGTCCCAGGCCGCCTGCCGTGGCGCAGAGCGTCACGGGATCGCGGGGATTGACCCCGACGACGAGCGCGCTGAGGCTGCCGGCTCCGGCCAGCGCCACCGCCAGACCGAGCGCGAGCCCGAGCCCGACGAGCAGCATGCCGTGGCCGAGCACGAGCGCCAGCACGGATCGCGGATCGGCGCCAAGCGCCATGCGCACGCCGATCTCGCGTGTCCGCTGCGTGACCGAGTAATTGGTGACGCCGTACAGGCCGATCGACGCCAGGACCAGGGCCAGCGCGCCGAACACGCCCAGCAGCACGACGTTCATGCGGAGCGGCTGGAGCGAATTGGCGATCTGCACCTCGAGCGTGCGGGCGTTGAACACCGGGACGGTCGGATCGATCTGCTGCACCTCATGGCGGACTGCCGCCGCCAGCGAGGCGGCGTCGCCGGCGGTGCGGACGTGCAGCGTCGCGCCGCCGCTGTAACGCTGCCGGAACGCCTCATAGATGAACGGAATCGGCGCCTCCGCGATCGCGTTGTACTTGCTGTCTTTCGCGACGCCGACGATCGTCGAGTAGTCTGCGTCGCCGAAGAATTTGAAGCGCTTGCCGATCGCGTCCTGGCCCGGCCAGAACTTCTGCGCCATGGTCTCGTTGACCACGACGACGCGCGGCGATTGCGGCCGGTCGCCAGGCGTGAAGGCTCGGCCGCGCAGCAGCGGAACGCCGAGCGTGTCGAAATAGTCGACTCCGACGGCGTTCACCTGCACCAGCACGCGGTCGCGTGTCGTCGTGTCCATCCCCTCGGGGAAGACGCTGCGCGCGAGGCCGCCGGCCAGCGGCGGGCCGGACGCGATCGTCGCGTGCTGCACCCCAGGCAACGCGGCGGCGCGATCGACGAGCGCGTCGAAGAACACCTGGCCGCGCTCCGGCGTATAGCCCGACCGCGCCAGGTTGAAGTTGACGATCAATACGCCGGCGGTCTGGAAGCCGGGATCGATCTGTTGCTGGTGACGCAAGCTGCGCAGGAAGAGGCCGGCGGCGATCAGGGAAATGAGCGACAGGGCCACCTGGGCGACGACGAGGCCGTGGCGCAGCGAGAAGAGCGACCACAAGCCGCGGCGCGCGCCTGAAGACGGGACGAGCTCGTTCTTCAGCACCGGCACGACGTCGGCGCGCGATGACTGCAGCGCCGGTACGAGGCCGAAGATGACGCCAGTCATCACCGCGAGGCCCAGCGTGAAAAGCAAGACTCGGCCGTCGGCGGCGATCCCGCTGTCGACGGGGATTGGCAGCGGCAGCGGTGCTCCCACCAGCGCGTCGAGCGTCCAGTACGCCAGGAGCAGGCCGGCGGCGCCCCCCAGCAACGACAAGAGCACGCTCTCGGTCAGCAACTGGCGGACGAGCCGTCCGCGCGACGCTCCGAGCGCCAGCCGGATCGCCACCTCGCGGCGCCGCTTCGAGGCGCGAGCCAGCAGCAGGTTGGCGATGTTGGCGCAGGCGATCAGCAGCACGATGCCGACGATGACCATCAGCAGCGACGAAATCTGCAGGATCAGATTGGGCCCCTGGCCCGTCGGGTTCAACCGTGCTTCGAGCAGTGGCACGACCGCTACGCTGCGACCCTTGTTGTCGCCTGGAAAGGTCGATTCGAGCGTGGCGAAGACCGACGTGAGGTTCGAACGCGCCTGTTCGGGCGTGACGCCGGGCTTCAGCCGGCCGATGACGAAGAGCCAGAGCCCGCGCCGTGTCTCGAACCATGCGGTGACGGGAGCGAGCGCCTTCGTCACGGGAACCCAGACGTCAGGGCCTCCACCGAGAAGCGTGCCGTCGAACCTCTTCGGCGCGACGCCGACGACGGTGTACGGCGTCTGGTTGAGCGAGATCGTCCTGCCGATCACGCCTGGGTCGGCGCCCAGCGTCCGCGTCCAGAACCCGTCGCTCAGCACCACCACCGGAACGCTCGTGTCTTCCTCGGCCTGCAGGAACCCGCGCCCGAGCGGCAGGTGCACGCCGAGCACCGAAAAGTAGTTCGCGGTGACGATCTGCGCGTTGATCGGCTGCGATTCCTTGCCGTTGCTGAAGTTCAGGCCGTTGAACGAGAACGCCGCCATGTCGGCGAAGGCGGCGTTCTGCGCGCGCAGATCCTTGAAGTTGAGATGCGAGACCTGCAGGTTGCCGGCGTTGCGCTGGTCCGTCGTCGCAATCGACATGAGCGTCGCCGCGTCGTCCACGGGCAGCGGCCGGAGCAGGAGCGCGTTGATCAGACTGAAGATCGCGGTGTTGGCGCCGATGCCGAGCGCCAGCGACAACACCGCGACGAGACTGAAGCCGGGGCTCCTGACGAGCATCCGGAGGCCGTATTTCAGGTCATGCATGGGAGGCTCGCCAGCCGGCAGCTACTGCGAACTGCCCGCTGCCAATTGCCCGCTGCCAACTTGCACCTCAGTGCGCGATGTCGAAGCCGCTCTCCTCGAGCTCCCGCTCGGCGCCCTTGTTGCCGTCCTCTTCGACGACGCGGCCGTCA
This genomic window contains:
- the upp gene encoding uracil phosphoribosyltransferase, yielding MSVHLIEHPLVQDALVTLRDHATPPELFRRMAVRISLLLAAEATRDLPATAVTVQTPLAPADGRRVTADVVVVPVLRAGLGMLDAVLELIPSARVGHIGLQRDESTAIASQYYSKLPRGLQNSVVLMIDPMLATGGSAVAALDHLTSAGARDIRMICIVAAPEGVDLVQRHHPGVRIYTPAIDRQLNDHKYIVPGLGDFGDRLYGTL
- a CDS encoding DUF1080 domain-containing protein; amino-acid sequence: MRYLIAVYAVLALALAQAPGPGLVSPCPGCGYPPEARDDGNHVGWTSIFDGTTLTGWDGNPAVWKVEDGAITAESTAERRVGSTFIVWRGGEPADFELTLEIKAGQDIHSGVFYRGKVGPAPPRAIAPPRNPAAAARPQQAPPAVPADPRWNVMGYGLDFDYPLDNDGNVQDTTRAETQIGWRGHVVRMEPGLRPRVLGAIGDRDALRTVLRQGDWNQIHIIARGSTLTHIVNGQLMAVVVDDDTAARKAAGVIALQIEQYGTGKVSFRNIWLKQ
- a CDS encoding amidohydrolase gives rise to the protein MLSRLTLVAAIAALLAQAPRIRTVSLVITNGTVVTVDAARRVIPRGAVAIDGRDIVAVDTADQVAASYRGRDTIDASGSVVMPGLINTHTHAPMVLFRGLADDLALMDWLQKYIFPAEAKTVSPEFVRVGTRLAALEMIESGTTTYTDMYYFEDEIARATKAAGLRGVLGETIIRFPVADAKTPADSLALTERFAREFAGDDLITPAVAPHAMYTLDADTLKACRALADRLHIPVIIHLAETSDEVKTAQDQYHLTPTAFLDSIGFWGPRTVAAHAVHVTPADIEILAARHVGVSHNPESNMKLASGTAPVEAMRRAGVVVGLGTDGAASNNDLDMFEAMRQAAFLQKLVDNDPRAIPAPVAVEMATIDGARVLGMEKTIGSLESGKRADVIVVSMAAARQTPMYDPVSHLVYVTRGDDVQTTIVNGRVLMRDRKVLTLDARQVLADARAMADKVRAAVR
- a CDS encoding RpiB/LacA/LacB family sugar-phosphate isomerase, which codes for MTRVFQIITEADARQIERGATVELAKGGHVTPLAADTLRERRVTVVPAGSVDPFLPADLAPKADIRRVAIAGDHTSGALRKAIVQHLRGKAIEVNDLGVDGVASVDYPDTAASVAKAVARGEADAGIVIDGAGIGSAIAANKVRGIRAAMVTTETVARYSREHNGTNVMTLGSTFLQPDEAIRLVDVWLSTPMKEPRYIRRLMKIRRLEESF
- a CDS encoding citryl-CoA lyase; the protein is MSRDHTRGAGGSEQWRTALTCIEPNKILLRGYPVDEIMGRLTFGEAIYTLLMGEVPSPGIGSLMEAVLVSFIDHGVTPPSTLAARNTATTGAPLRACVAAGILGFGRHHGGDIEPCMQFLDQGLERVRKGASYHEAATEIVTRCENAGEPMPGFGHRFHTRDPRAARLFQMALELEIEGTHIQMIRAVELVMAGLPDDRALPINIDGAIAAVCGDIGIPPEIANALFIISRVPGIAAQAQEERARQHPMRQIDPKDHIYDGAQQRRLPDKRR
- the hpt gene encoding hypoxanthine phosphoribosyltransferase; protein product: MPTTTTLIAQADIHARIRTMAAEIERDYPGEDGIHLVAILKGGFMFMADLVRAMSERVTMDFMAVSSYGKGTTSSGQVRVLKDLDSNVEGRHVILVEDIVDTGLTLHYLQDLLKARAPQTLKTACLLSKPSRRKVEVAVDYIGFTIDDHFVVGYGLDYAEKYRNLPYIAVLEQ
- the deoC gene encoding deoxyribose-phosphate aldolase; its protein translation is MPDVMLNPQDLQRLVEIITEEVMGAQRRAAAAPSHCSCHAVLYDCCPDQLRGVIDAGATRIGLHASGGAAGGVASMIDHTLLKPDAMRSDVEKLCREAAEFHFATVCINPAWVRLAAQLLRGSGVGVCTVVGFPLGATTADVKHYETRRAIFDGAAEVDMVINIGALKSGDLQTVERDIEAVVQPCREASVISKVIIEAALLTDDEKVAACTLSKAAGADFVKTSTGFASGGATAHDVALMRRVVGAEMGVKAAGGVRDYEGLKAMVAAGASRVGASAGVKIVQESTGQKSAAAAPSGY